In Ochrobactrum vermis, the following proteins share a genomic window:
- the hemC gene encoding hydroxymethylbilane synthase, whose protein sequence is MQTASLKNGTLKIGTRGSKLALAQAYETRRRLMEAHGLPEEAIEIIPMSTAGDRIQDRALSEIGGKGLFTEEIEQALTDGRIDLAVHSTKDMPTVLPDGLHLSVFLEREDPRDAFIGRTASRLLDLPQGATVGSSSLRRQALIRRLRPDIQVVIFRGNVDTRLRKLEAGEVDGTFLACAGLRRLGLGDVITDLADLESFPPAPGQGAIGIETRIGDTRIDALLAPLAHRETGIALACERAFLAALDGSCRTPIAGLATVDGDAISFHGMILKPDGSEAHEIKVEGQASNAAALGTEAAEHLRAKAGPQFFEGWE, encoded by the coding sequence ATGCAAACAGCATCCTTGAAGAATGGCACGTTGAAGATAGGCACGCGGGGCAGCAAGCTTGCTCTCGCCCAGGCTTACGAGACGCGTCGCCGGCTGATGGAGGCGCATGGTCTGCCGGAAGAAGCCATCGAAATCATTCCCATGTCGACGGCGGGCGACCGCATTCAGGATCGCGCGCTTTCCGAGATCGGTGGCAAGGGACTTTTTACCGAAGAAATCGAGCAGGCGCTGACGGACGGGCGAATCGATCTTGCGGTCCATTCGACCAAGGATATGCCGACGGTTCTGCCTGATGGTCTTCATCTGTCCGTTTTCCTTGAGCGCGAAGATCCCCGCGATGCCTTTATCGGTCGCACGGCTTCCCGCCTTCTCGATCTGCCGCAGGGCGCGACAGTCGGATCGTCGTCGCTGCGTCGTCAGGCTTTGATCCGTCGCCTTCGCCCCGACATTCAAGTGGTGATTTTCCGTGGCAATGTCGATACCCGCCTGCGCAAGCTGGAAGCCGGAGAAGTTGATGGGACGTTTCTCGCCTGTGCGGGATTGCGGCGTCTGGGCCTTGGCGATGTCATTACTGATCTGGCCGATCTGGAAAGCTTCCCGCCTGCGCCCGGACAGGGTGCCATCGGCATAGAAACCCGTATCGGCGATACACGCATCGATGCGCTGCTTGCCCCTCTTGCGCATCGCGAAACAGGCATAGCCCTTGCCTGCGAACGGGCATTTCTGGCTGCCCTTGATGGTTCCTGCCGCACGCCGATTGCCGGTCTTGCAACCGTGGACGGCGATGCGATTTCGTTCCACGGCATGATTTTGAAACCAGACGGGTCAGAGGCGCACGAGATTAAGGTTGAAGGTCAGGCATCGAATGCCGCCGCCCTCGGCACGGAAGCAGCAGAGCATCTGCGCGCAAAAGCAGGTCCCCAATTCTTCGAGGGCTGGGAGTAG
- the tsaD gene encoding tRNA (adenosine(37)-N6)-threonylcarbamoyltransferase complex transferase subunit TsaD has product MRILGIETSCDETAAAIVERDGRGEGRILSNVVLSQIAEHEPYGGVVPEIAARAHVEALDRLVARALDDADMKLADVDAVAATAGPGLIGGLIVGLMTAKALAMAAQKPFYAINHLEGHALTARLTDGLPFPYLLLLVSGGHTQMVLIRGIGDYERLGTTIDDALGEAFDKTAKLLGLPYPGGPAVERMALQGDPKRFALPRPLKGEARLDFSFSGLKTAVRQTATELVPLSDQDVADICASFQAAVADTLSDRVGRSLERFKSEFPDCETPALVVAGGVAANKTLRAALETLCARHGFNFIAPPLDLCTDNAAMIAWAGAERAATEAPDSFDLAPRSRWPLDEKSAPLIGTGRRGAKA; this is encoded by the coding sequence ATGCGCATTCTTGGAATAGAAACAAGTTGCGACGAAACAGCCGCCGCAATCGTCGAACGTGACGGTCGGGGTGAAGGACGGATTCTGTCCAATGTGGTTCTGAGCCAGATCGCCGAGCATGAACCTTATGGCGGCGTGGTGCCGGAGATTGCCGCACGCGCCCATGTCGAAGCGCTGGACCGGCTGGTTGCACGCGCGCTGGATGATGCCGACATGAAGCTTGCCGATGTCGATGCGGTGGCCGCAACGGCGGGACCGGGATTGATCGGTGGGCTGATCGTCGGACTGATGACCGCCAAGGCGCTGGCCATGGCTGCACAAAAGCCGTTTTATGCCATCAACCATCTCGAAGGCCATGCATTGACGGCGCGTCTGACTGACGGCCTGCCATTTCCCTATCTTCTGCTGCTCGTTTCCGGCGGTCATACGCAGATGGTGCTGATACGCGGCATCGGTGATTACGAACGCCTCGGCACCACAATCGACGATGCGCTTGGTGAAGCCTTCGACAAGACGGCAAAGCTTCTGGGCCTGCCCTATCCAGGAGGCCCGGCAGTCGAACGCATGGCGCTTCAAGGCGATCCGAAGCGATTCGCCCTGCCTCGACCGCTGAAAGGCGAAGCACGGCTCGATTTCTCCTTTTCGGGCCTCAAGACGGCGGTGCGTCAGACGGCAACCGAATTGGTGCCGTTGTCGGATCAGGACGTGGCCGATATTTGCGCCTCTTTTCAAGCTGCGGTTGCCGACACGCTGTCCGACCGCGTGGGCCGTTCGCTCGAACGTTTCAAAAGCGAATTTCCCGACTGTGAAACACCGGCGCTTGTCGTTGCCGGCGGCGTTGCAGCCAACAAGACCTTGCGCGCCGCACTCGAAACTCTTTGTGCCCGGCACGGTTTCAACTTCATCGCTCCGCCGCTCGATCTGTGCACCGACAATGCCGCAATGATCGCCTGGGCCGGTGCAGAACGGGCAGCAACCGAAGCTCCCGATTCGTTCGACCTTGCGCCGCGCTCGCGCTGGCCGCTGGACGAGAAGTCGGCTCCGCTGATCGGAACCGGACGACGTGGAGCCAAGGCATGA
- a CDS encoding NAD(P)H-dependent glycerol-3-phosphate dehydrogenase produces the protein MNGKTSKIAILGGGAWGTALAAMACSSGHDTWLYARDEVMVEAINRTHHNPRYLGEIELPGAINASTDAAAVVERADAVLAVIPAQAMRAGLSELSGLIPLSAPVVLCAKGIERGTGRLMSEVVAEVLPNHRIAALSGPSFATDVARGLPTAVTVACENAATADQLAALLSGPAFRCYSTTDLKGVEIGGALKNVLAIAAGAAVGRGFGASAQAALVTRGFAELRRIGQAMGARPETIMGLSGLGDLMLTCSSSQSRNYSYGLALGRGEDLTNRPLAEGVATAPIAAELCRKHAISAPIIDATGALLDGTITIDEAVTALLNRPLKTED, from the coding sequence ATGAATGGAAAGACTAGCAAGATTGCCATTCTGGGCGGTGGCGCCTGGGGCACGGCCCTTGCAGCCATGGCATGCAGCAGCGGCCATGATACATGGCTTTATGCCCGCGACGAGGTGATGGTCGAAGCCATCAACCGGACCCACCACAATCCGCGCTATCTGGGCGAGATCGAACTTCCCGGCGCTATAAATGCAAGCACGGACGCGGCCGCTGTCGTCGAGCGTGCGGATGCCGTTCTGGCCGTCATTCCCGCACAGGCCATGCGCGCCGGACTTTCGGAATTGAGCGGCCTTATTCCCCTAAGCGCGCCCGTCGTCCTCTGCGCGAAGGGGATAGAACGCGGTACCGGACGGCTGATGTCAGAAGTCGTGGCCGAAGTTCTGCCGAACCACCGGATCGCAGCGCTATCCGGTCCAAGCTTTGCAACGGATGTCGCCCGAGGACTTCCCACCGCCGTGACGGTTGCCTGCGAGAATGCTGCAACCGCCGATCAACTCGCTGCACTTTTGTCCGGCCCGGCGTTCCGCTGCTATTCGACAACCGATCTAAAAGGGGTCGAAATCGGCGGTGCCTTGAAAAATGTTCTTGCCATTGCCGCCGGGGCTGCGGTTGGGCGCGGGTTCGGCGCCAGCGCACAGGCTGCACTCGTCACGCGCGGGTTCGCCGAGCTACGCCGCATCGGTCAGGCCATGGGTGCGAGACCCGAAACCATCATGGGCCTTTCCGGCCTCGGTGATCTGATGCTGACCTGTTCATCGTCGCAGTCGCGCAATTATTCCTACGGACTGGCGCTCGGACGTGGCGAGGATCTGACCAATCGCCCGCTCGCCGAAGGCGTGGCTACCGCGCCGATCGCTGCCGAATTATGCCGCAAACATGCTATCTCTGCCCCCATCATCGATGCGACGGGCGCGCTGCTTGACGGTACCATCACCATTGACGAAGCCGTGACGGCTCTGCTCAACCGACCACTCAAGACCGAGGACTAA
- a CDS encoding YciI-like protein, with the protein MLFALLCNDKPDHLQVRLDTRPAHLDYLKGLGDGLKFAGPFLGEDGKPNGSLVVVEAADKAAAEKIAANDPYALAGLFEGVTVRPWNWAINNPANA; encoded by the coding sequence ATGCTTTTTGCTCTTCTGTGCAACGACAAGCCGGACCACCTGCAAGTGCGCCTTGATACGCGCCCTGCGCATCTCGACTATCTCAAGGGTCTTGGTGACGGGCTGAAGTTCGCAGGCCCCTTCCTCGGTGAAGACGGCAAGCCGAACGGCAGTCTGGTCGTTGTCGAAGCCGCCGACAAGGCCGCAGCAGAAAAGATCGCCGCTAATGATCCTTATGCACTGGCAGGCCTGTTCGAGGGCGTGACCGTGCGTCCGTGGAACTGGGCGATCAACAATCCAGCCAACGCTTGA
- a CDS encoding EVE domain-containing protein, with protein sequence MAYWLFKSEPFKWSWEMQKARGEKGEQWDGVRNYQARNNMRAMKLGDKGFFYHSNEGLEVVGIVEVCALSHPDSTTDDPRWDCVDIRAVRDMPKPVTLKDVKANPKLEKMALVTSMRLSVQPVMEDEWIEVCRMGGMDPKTSLL encoded by the coding sequence ATGGCTTACTGGCTGTTCAAATCCGAACCGTTCAAATGGTCATGGGAAATGCAGAAAGCCCGTGGCGAAAAAGGCGAGCAGTGGGACGGTGTGCGCAATTATCAGGCCCGCAACAACATGCGTGCCATGAAACTGGGCGACAAAGGCTTCTTCTATCATTCCAATGAAGGCTTGGAAGTCGTCGGCATAGTCGAGGTCTGCGCCCTTTCGCATCCGGACAGTACCACGGACGATCCGCGCTGGGACTGCGTGGATATCAGGGCTGTCCGCGACATGCCGAAGCCGGTAACGCTGAAAGACGTGAAGGCCAATCCGAAGCTGGAGAAGATGGCGCTCGTCACCTCGATGCGGCTTTCGGTGCAGCCGGTCATGGAAGACGAATGGATCGAAGTCTGCCGCATGGGCGGAATGGACCCAAAGACTTCTTTGTTATGA
- a CDS encoding class I SAM-dependent methyltransferase, producing the protein MLDPAHNSARDFILANTSLQAPPHVPEILLHLADEAHDLWHKTEEELATIGLPPPFWAFAWAGGQGVARFILDHPETVKDKMVLDFASGSGLVAIAAMQAGASNVLASDIDPFALPAIEMNASANGVSVVPSLEDLIGQDGGWDVVLAGDVFYEKPLAERLIPWFSKLAERGAHIVVGDPGRAYLPKDRLQQLAVYTVPVTRALEDAEVKRTTVWAFGAFPAKVRSGFA; encoded by the coding sequence ATGCTCGATCCGGCACATAACAGCGCGCGCGATTTCATTCTGGCCAATACCAGTCTGCAAGCGCCGCCGCATGTGCCGGAAATTCTTTTGCATCTGGCCGATGAAGCACACGACCTCTGGCACAAGACGGAGGAAGAGCTTGCCACAATCGGCCTGCCACCGCCTTTCTGGGCTTTCGCCTGGGCTGGCGGTCAGGGTGTGGCGCGCTTTATTCTGGATCATCCCGAAACGGTGAAAGACAAGATGGTACTCGATTTCGCATCGGGTTCCGGCCTTGTCGCCATTGCCGCCATGCAAGCGGGCGCATCAAACGTTCTGGCTTCGGACATCGATCCCTTCGCGCTTCCGGCCATCGAGATGAATGCATCGGCCAACGGCGTGTCGGTCGTTCCTTCTCTGGAGGATCTCATCGGGCAGGACGGTGGCTGGGACGTGGTTTTGGCAGGTGACGTCTTTTACGAAAAGCCGCTTGCGGAGCGGCTTATTCCCTGGTTTTCAAAACTTGCCGAACGCGGCGCCCATATCGTCGTCGGTGATCCGGGTCGCGCCTATCTGCCCAAGGACCGGCTGCAGCAGCTCGCCGTCTATACCGTGCCCGTCACCCGCGCCCTTGAGGACGCGGAAGTGAAACGTACGACCGTCTGGGCCTTTGGAGCATTTCCAGCAAAGGTGCGAAGCGGTTTTGCGTAG
- a CDS encoding DMT family transporter: MRKNVENKTAGWINGFLGVLIFSGSLPATRLAVIDIDPTFLTMARASIAGVLGLALLLAFREPFPRRNDAISLIVVALGVVVGFPLLTGLALQHMTSAHAIVFIGLLPLATAIFAVMRGGERPRPMFWLFSVVGSLIVASYAYGQGSQSTLVGDVLMLAAVIVCGLGYAEGAQLSRRLGGWQVICWALVFSLPVMLPLSVMTRPETWAGIGTPAWISLGYVSLFSMLIGFFFWYRGLAQGGAATVGQLQLLQPFFGLMLAAGIAGEPVSMGMVATAAVVVVCVAGAKKFA; encoded by the coding sequence ATGCGCAAGAATGTTGAGAATAAGACTGCGGGATGGATTAACGGGTTTTTGGGCGTGTTGATTTTTTCCGGGTCGCTGCCGGCAACGCGGCTGGCGGTGATCGATATCGATCCAACCTTCCTGACAATGGCGCGCGCATCGATTGCCGGTGTGCTGGGACTGGCGCTTCTGCTGGCATTCCGGGAACCTTTTCCACGCCGCAATGATGCAATTTCATTGATTGTGGTAGCACTTGGCGTGGTCGTCGGTTTTCCGCTTCTGACGGGGCTTGCGCTCCAGCATATGACGTCAGCTCATGCGATTGTCTTTATCGGACTGCTTCCGCTCGCCACGGCAATCTTTGCTGTCATGCGTGGCGGAGAGCGTCCGCGCCCTATGTTCTGGCTGTTTTCAGTGGTTGGAAGCCTCATTGTCGCTTCCTATGCCTATGGGCAGGGAAGCCAGTCCACGCTTGTGGGCGATGTGTTGATGCTCGCTGCCGTTATCGTATGCGGTCTGGGTTATGCGGAGGGCGCGCAGCTCTCGCGCAGGCTCGGCGGCTGGCAAGTTATTTGCTGGGCGCTGGTGTTCTCGCTGCCGGTTATGCTGCCGTTGAGTGTCATGACACGTCCCGAGACATGGGCAGGCATCGGCACACCGGCCTGGATAAGTCTCGGCTATGTCTCGCTGTTTTCGATGCTGATCGGCTTTTTCTTCTGGTATCGCGGTCTTGCGCAGGGCGGCGCCGCCACTGTCGGTCAGTTGCAGCTGCTCCAGCCGTTCTTTGGACTTATGCTCGCTGCCGGTATCGCGGGAGAACCTGTCAGCATGGGAATGGTCGCAACGGCAGCGGTCGTCGTCGTCTGTGTGGCGGGTGCAAAGAAGTTCGCTTAA
- a CDS encoding PLP-dependent aminotransferase family protein gives MISTGLLRSLEAVEAAYAGGEIEHGEENAADKIPLVEKVMGIIRGRISAMSLAPGARLPSIRRLAETMNVSKSTVVEAYDRLVAEGIIQSRRGAGFYVSERARQPFSLATNTPHKERQIDPFWVMRQSLEADDATLKPGCGWLPDAWLPQDAIRRAMRTVARDETSNLATYGEPLGFRPLRRHLAHRLGEQGIDVSSGEILLADSGTQAIDLICRYLLQPGDTVLVDDPCYFNFQAVLLTHRVRLVGVPYTHTGPDLEAFARAASEHAPKLYISNAGLHNPTGGSMTPATAHRLLKLAEAHGVTLVEDNIFGDFHPSPAPLLAELDGFDRVLHIGSFSKTLSAAARVGYIAGRRDWIDGLTDLKLATSFGGNALSPQIVHALLTDGTYRRHIDSLRAKLADAMTLTANRLKAEGLTLWTEPQGGMFLWAELPDGLDSGQIARHALEKGVLLAPGDVFSPSRTASGFLRFNVAQSLEPYIFAVLRDAMREARTKIDG, from the coding sequence ATGATTTCGACGGGCCTGCTGCGCAGCCTTGAAGCTGTAGAAGCCGCTTACGCAGGCGGAGAGATCGAGCACGGTGAAGAAAACGCCGCTGACAAGATACCGCTCGTCGAAAAAGTGATGGGCATTATTCGTGGACGCATTTCCGCGATGAGCCTCGCACCGGGCGCACGGCTACCGTCCATCCGTCGCCTTGCCGAAACGATGAACGTCTCGAAATCCACCGTCGTCGAAGCCTATGACAGGCTGGTGGCGGAAGGCATCATCCAGTCGCGCCGTGGCGCGGGCTTCTATGTTTCTGAGCGCGCACGCCAGCCGTTTTCGCTCGCCACCAACACACCGCACAAGGAACGCCAGATTGATCCTTTCTGGGTCATGCGACAGTCACTTGAGGCAGACGACGCCACGCTCAAACCCGGATGCGGCTGGCTGCCCGACGCGTGGCTTCCGCAGGACGCGATCCGGCGCGCAATGCGCACGGTCGCCCGCGACGAGACAAGCAATCTAGCCACCTATGGCGAACCGCTCGGTTTCCGCCCCTTGCGCCGGCATCTTGCTCACCGGCTCGGCGAGCAGGGAATTGACGTCTCCAGCGGAGAGATACTTCTGGCCGATTCAGGCACGCAGGCCATCGATCTGATTTGCCGCTACCTTCTGCAGCCGGGCGATACCGTACTGGTTGACGACCCATGCTACTTCAACTTTCAGGCAGTGCTCCTCACGCACCGTGTCAGGCTCGTCGGCGTGCCCTACACCCATACCGGGCCGGACCTCGAAGCCTTTGCGAGAGCTGCGAGCGAACACGCACCAAAACTTTATATATCCAATGCCGGATTGCACAACCCGACCGGCGGCTCGATGACACCGGCCACTGCGCACCGACTGCTGAAGCTTGCCGAAGCGCATGGCGTCACACTCGTCGAGGACAATATCTTCGGCGACTTCCATCCCTCGCCCGCTCCGCTTCTTGCCGAGCTCGACGGATTTGATCGCGTCCTGCATATTGGCAGTTTCTCCAAGACGCTATCCGCTGCTGCTCGCGTCGGCTATATCGCCGGACGTCGCGACTGGATCGACGGGCTGACCGACCTGAAGCTCGCCACCAGCTTCGGCGGCAATGCCTTGTCGCCACAGATCGTGCACGCGCTTCTGACCGACGGCACCTATCGCCGTCATATCGACAGTCTGCGCGCCAAACTGGCCGATGCCATGACACTGACCGCCAACCGTCTGAAAGCGGAGGGCCTCACTCTTTGGACCGAGCCGCAAGGCGGCATGTTCCTTTGGGCGGAATTGCCCGATGGGCTGGACTCCGGCCAGATTGCCCGGCATGCTCTGGAAAAAGGTGTGCTGCTGGCGCCTGGCGACGTCTTCAGCCCGTCACGGACGGCAAGCGGTTTTCTCCGCTTCAACGTTGCGCAATCGCTGGAACCTTACATTTTTGCAGTGCTGCGCGATGCAATGAGAGAAGCCCGCACCAAAATAGACGGCTGA
- a CDS encoding nucleobase:cation symporter-2 family protein — protein MNTHQSGADALSRPEDEKLSVTANLAYGFQHVLTMYGGIVAVPLIIGQAAGLSPTEIGLLITASLFAGGVATVLQTIGIPFFGCQLPLVQGVSFSGVATMVAIVTSSQTGEAGLQVVLGAVITAAVIGLIITPIFSRITRFFPPLVTGIVITTIGLTLMPVAARWAMGGDSNSPEFGSMANIGLAGLTLVIVLILSKMGNATISRLSILLAMVIGTFIAWALGMTDFSRVGEGTMVALPEVFHFGMPVFSLAATLSMFIVIMVTLVETSADILAVGEIIGTKVDSRRLANGLRADMLSSILSPIVGSFTQSAFAQNVGLVAVTGVKSRYVVATGGLILITLGLLPVMGRVIACVPPAILGGAGIVLFGTVAASGIRTLAKVDYENNINLIIVATSIGFGMIPIAAPQFYHNFPTWFETIFHSGISSAALMAIALNLMFNEIKLGNSNQMSVFAEGTERIIRHHNISELHDGDYFLNGKLYDADGNEVRVVAAAH, from the coding sequence TTGAATACGCACCAGTCCGGGGCGGATGCGCTTTCGCGTCCCGAAGATGAAAAACTATCTGTAACTGCCAATCTGGCTTATGGCTTCCAGCATGTTCTGACCATGTATGGAGGCATCGTTGCGGTTCCGTTGATCATCGGTCAGGCGGCCGGTCTCAGCCCGACCGAAATCGGCTTGCTGATCACCGCGTCGCTATTTGCCGGCGGTGTTGCCACTGTCCTGCAAACCATCGGCATTCCGTTCTTCGGCTGTCAGCTACCTCTGGTTCAGGGCGTCTCGTTTTCGGGCGTTGCCACCATGGTGGCCATCGTCACATCGAGCCAGACCGGTGAAGCAGGCTTGCAGGTCGTGCTGGGAGCCGTCATTACGGCTGCTGTGATAGGCCTTATCATCACGCCGATATTCTCACGCATCACGCGTTTCTTTCCACCGCTCGTCACAGGCATCGTCATCACCACGATCGGTCTGACGCTGATGCCCGTTGCGGCGCGCTGGGCAATGGGCGGAGACAGCAACAGCCCCGAATTCGGCAGCATGGCCAATATCGGTCTTGCTGGTCTCACGCTGGTCATTGTTCTCATTCTCAGCAAAATGGGCAATGCCACGATTTCCCGGCTTTCGATCCTGCTCGCCATGGTCATCGGAACCTTTATCGCCTGGGCGCTCGGCATGACCGACTTTTCGCGGGTCGGCGAAGGCACAATGGTGGCCCTGCCGGAGGTTTTCCATTTCGGCATGCCGGTGTTCAGCCTGGCGGCAACGCTCTCCATGTTCATCGTGATCATGGTCACACTGGTCGAGACTTCCGCCGATATCCTGGCTGTCGGTGAAATCATCGGCACGAAAGTGGATTCGCGTCGCCTGGCCAATGGCCTGCGCGCAGATATGCTTTCAAGCATCCTGTCGCCGATTGTCGGCTCCTTCACGCAGAGCGCTTTTGCGCAGAATGTCGGCCTTGTTGCGGTGACGGGCGTGAAAAGCCGCTATGTTGTGGCAACAGGCGGGCTGATTCTCATCACGCTCGGCCTTCTGCCGGTGATGGGCCGGGTGATTGCCTGCGTTCCTCCGGCGATTCTGGGCGGAGCAGGCATTGTCCTGTTCGGCACGGTGGCCGCAAGCGGCATCCGTACGCTCGCGAAAGTGGACTACGAAAACAATATCAATCTCATCATCGTGGCAACCTCAATCGGCTTTGGCATGATCCCGATCGCCGCACCGCAATTCTATCACAACTTCCCGACCTGGTTCGAAACCATCTTCCACTCCGGCATCAGCTCGGCAGCGTTGATGGCCATTGCGCTCAATCTGATGTTCAATGAGATCAAACTGGGCAACAGCAACCAGATGTCAGTCTTTGCGGAAGGCACCGAGCGCATCATCCGCCATCACAACATCTCGGAGCTGCATGACGGAGATTATTTTCTGAACGGCAAGCTTTACGATGCCGATGGCAATGAAGTCAGGGTCGTTGCCGCCGCACATTGA
- a CDS encoding L,D-transpeptidase family protein — protein sequence MARYEISRGIGVIDVRAKPGHKTRGLLVAGNLVLECALGKGGISAFKREGDGATPLATMRLLYGYRRGDKGLLPLSRLPLGRVRRLDGWCDAPSDANYNRPVKLPYAASHEDMWRRDDLYDVCVVMDWNIAPRRRGCGSAIFFHLARPGYTPTEGCIALRRADMARLLPHLTDRTVIRVLR from the coding sequence TTGGCCAGATACGAAATTAGCCGGGGAATTGGCGTTATCGATGTGCGGGCCAAACCGGGCCACAAGACTCGCGGCTTGCTTGTTGCCGGCAATCTGGTGCTGGAATGCGCTCTTGGCAAGGGGGGGATCAGCGCTTTCAAGCGCGAAGGTGACGGGGCGACGCCTCTGGCGACCATGCGACTGCTCTATGGATATCGACGCGGGGACAAGGGTTTGCTGCCCTTGTCACGTTTGCCGCTCGGCCGTGTCCGCCGTCTGGATGGCTGGTGCGACGCGCCGTCCGACGCCAATTACAATCGTCCCGTAAAGCTGCCTTATGCGGCAAGCCACGAGGATATGTGGCGGCGTGACGATCTCTATGATGTCTGCGTTGTCATGGACTGGAATATTGCACCACGCCGTCGCGGATGCGGCAGTGCGATCTTCTTTCATCTGGCGCGCCCCGGCTATACGCCGACCGAAGGCTGCATAGCATTGAGGCGCGCCGACATGGCGCGCCTCCTGCCTCATCTGACAGACCGGACCGTGATCCGTGTCTTGCGGTAA
- a CDS encoding response regulator transcription factor — MTGRTILIVDDDEDLRSILVEQLELCEEFQILQEDNATKGIQTARNGIVDLLIMDVGLPDMDGREAVKLLRKGGFKAPIIMLTGHDTESDTILGLESGANDYVTKPFKFAVLLARVRAQLRQHEQSEDATFIVGPYTFKPGQKLLIDEKGSKIRLTEKEAAIIKYLYRAGDKVIGRDVLLEEVWGYNSGVTTHTLETHVYRLRQKIEKDPSNAALLVTESGGYKLVP; from the coding sequence ATGACAGGCCGTACGATACTGATTGTGGACGATGACGAAGATCTCCGTTCCATCCTCGTCGAACAGCTCGAGCTGTGCGAAGAATTCCAGATTCTGCAGGAAGACAATGCCACCAAGGGCATCCAGACTGCGCGAAACGGCATTGTAGACCTCCTGATCATGGATGTTGGCCTGCCGGATATGGATGGCCGTGAAGCCGTAAAGCTGCTGCGCAAGGGTGGTTTCAAGGCGCCGATCATCATGCTCACCGGTCACGATACGGAATCGGATACGATTCTCGGCCTCGAATCGGGTGCCAATGACTACGTCACCAAGCCGTTCAAATTCGCCGTGCTACTGGCGCGCGTCCGCGCGCAGCTACGCCAGCACGAGCAGAGCGAAGACGCGACCTTCATCGTCGGCCCCTATACGTTCAAACCCGGCCAGAAGCTGCTCATCGACGAGAAGGGCAGCAAGATTCGTCTCACCGAGAAGGAAGCGGCCATCATCAAGTATCTCTATCGTGCCGGCGACAAGGTTATCGGCCGCGATGTGCTCCTTGAAGAGGTATGGGGCTATAATTCGGGTGTGACCACGCATACGCTGGAAACCCACGTCTATCGTCTGCGCCAGAAAATAGAAAAAGATCCGTCCAATGCGGCGCTTCTGGTCACAGAAAGCGGGGGATACAAGCTTGTCCCATGA
- a CDS encoding cyclic nucleotide-binding domain-containing protein, whose product MALDDDIRILGTVGLFESFTPEQLRLLAFGAERLVLRAGRELFREGQSADCAYIVVSGSITLFHEQDEGRIAIRPVGPGAMIGEMALIAQTSRLTGAVAEAETEVIRISRSIFRRILEEYPEVAAALHSHISRDLLELIGEIEKVAPRLNGD is encoded by the coding sequence ATGGCGCTTGATGACGATATTCGCATTCTCGGCACGGTAGGCCTGTTCGAGTCTTTCACGCCCGAACAGTTGCGGCTGCTTGCCTTCGGCGCGGAGCGTCTCGTTCTCAGAGCCGGGCGCGAGCTTTTTCGCGAAGGACAAAGCGCCGACTGCGCCTATATCGTCGTTTCCGGGAGCATTACCCTGTTTCACGAACAAGACGAAGGGCGGATTGCAATCCGCCCCGTCGGCCCAGGCGCCATGATCGGCGAAATGGCGTTGATCGCACAGACCTCGCGCCTCACCGGTGCGGTCGCCGAAGCGGAAACTGAGGTTATCCGCATCAGCCGTTCGATCTTCCGGCGCATTCTCGAAGAATATCCGGAAGTGGCAGCCGCACTGCACTCCCACATCAGCCGCGATCTGCTGGAACTGATCGGCGAAATCGAAAAAGTCGCACCGCGCCTGAATGGCGACTGA